The Actinopolyspora erythraea genome has a segment encoding these proteins:
- a CDS encoding sugar phosphate isomerase/epimerase family protein, whose amino-acid sequence MSATDHSPTNSAAVPEHTRTGQRLRFGYGTNGFDNHRLTDALEVMAEQGYTGAAVTLDHHHLDPFHPDVAEHTTRLRRDLDRLGLDVVVETGARYLLDPWHKHHPTLLSEPGRTLRLDFLRRAVRIAARLGAGVVSFWSGVKPEQLDDDTAWSRLVEGCSEVLDTAAEHGVKLGFEPEPGMFVQDLAGFERLAAKLGHSELFGVTLDIGHCRCLEPTDVPACVRRAGPNLVNVQIDDMRRGVHEHLEFGEGDIDFPPVMAALREVEYRGLVSVELPRHGHAAPLVARRSLRFLRQAASEVTA is encoded by the coding sequence ATGAGCGCAACGGACCACTCCCCCACCAACTCGGCGGCAGTACCGGAACACACCCGCACCGGACAGCGGCTGCGTTTCGGCTACGGCACGAACGGATTCGACAACCACCGGCTGACGGACGCCCTGGAAGTAATGGCCGAGCAGGGTTACACCGGGGCCGCCGTAACGCTCGACCACCACCACCTCGACCCGTTCCACCCCGACGTGGCCGAACACACCACCCGACTACGGCGGGATCTGGACCGGCTGGGCCTGGACGTGGTCGTGGAGACCGGTGCCCGTTACCTGCTCGACCCGTGGCACAAACACCACCCGACGCTGCTCTCGGAGCCAGGACGAACACTGCGCCTCGACTTCCTGCGCCGCGCGGTGCGGATAGCCGCACGATTGGGCGCCGGCGTCGTCTCGTTCTGGAGTGGGGTGAAACCCGAACAGCTCGACGACGACACGGCGTGGTCCCGCCTGGTCGAGGGCTGTTCGGAGGTGCTCGACACCGCTGCCGAGCACGGCGTGAAGCTGGGCTTCGAGCCGGAACCCGGCATGTTCGTCCAGGACCTGGCCGGTTTCGAACGGCTGGCGGCGAAACTGGGCCACTCCGAGCTGTTCGGCGTGACGCTGGACATCGGGCACTGCCGCTGCCTGGAGCCCACCGACGTGCCCGCGTGCGTGCGCCGCGCCGGCCCCAACCTGGTCAACGTCCAGATCGACGACATGCGGCGCGGCGTGCACGAGCACCTGGAGTTCGGCGAGGGCGACATCGACTTCCCACCGGTCATGGCCGCACTGCGCGAGGTGGAGTACCGCGGCCTCGTCTCGGTGGAGCTGCCCCGGCACGGCCACGCGGCGCCGCTCGTGGCACGGCGTTCACTCCGCTTTCTGCGGCAAGCCGCCTCGGAGGTGACAGCATGA